The Dehalogenimonas lykanthroporepellens BL-DC-9 genome includes a window with the following:
- a CDS encoding protein of unknown function DUF195 (PFAM: protein of unknown function DUF195~KEGG: dap:Dacet_1804 hypothetical protein): protein MEMVLVFAAGILTGAFIVYVITKNQQVKAEKLKTELSNAFGSLSLDALRKNSEEFIKIANETLAKQAKTGEKDLEAKKQLIDQTYDTMKKEFEKVGKMISDFDKESAKRLTTLDTSLKAATENTVKLQETTGKLQVALSNSKVRGQWGDRIADDILKLTGFIEGINYNKQLTNDESGTRPDYTFILPQDLKLNMDVKFPFDNYLAYLDAETDIEKDKYKAGFLKDVRQRINEVAKKEDYINVNKNTVDYALVFIPNEQVYCFINENDRSILDDSLKNKVILCSPMTLYAILVIIRQAIDNFNVEKTASRILSLMGTFNTQWLKYKNSMDKMGKKIEEAQTEFQSLITTRQKALERPLTQIENLRHEKQIIEDPLQLNDGNELSEGDPTICRIE, encoded by the coding sequence ATGGAAATGGTTCTGGTATTCGCCGCAGGAATATTAACGGGTGCATTTATCGTCTATGTTATCACCAAGAACCAGCAGGTCAAGGCTGAAAAGCTGAAGACCGAACTGTCAAACGCATTCGGATCATTATCCCTGGATGCTCTGAGAAAAAATTCCGAGGAATTCATCAAAATAGCGAACGAGACGCTGGCAAAACAGGCGAAAACCGGGGAAAAAGACCTCGAAGCTAAAAAACAACTCATCGACCAGACATACGACACCATGAAAAAAGAGTTCGAAAAAGTCGGTAAGATGATTTCCGATTTCGACAAAGAAAGCGCCAAGAGACTCACGACGCTGGACACCAGCCTCAAAGCCGCCACGGAGAACACTGTTAAACTTCAGGAAACCACGGGGAAACTCCAGGTAGCCCTGTCCAACAGTAAAGTCCGGGGGCAGTGGGGCGACCGGATCGCCGACGATATCCTGAAGCTGACCGGGTTCATCGAGGGCATAAATTACAACAAACAACTTACCAACGACGAATCAGGCACCAGACCTGACTATACTTTCATCCTTCCTCAGGACTTGAAACTCAACATGGATGTGAAATTTCCCTTCGATAATTATCTGGCGTACCTGGACGCGGAAACCGATATCGAAAAGGACAAATATAAAGCCGGATTCCTGAAGGACGTACGCCAGCGAATCAATGAAGTAGCCAAGAAAGAAGATTATATCAACGTCAATAAAAATACCGTCGATTACGCGCTGGTATTCATTCCGAACGAACAGGTCTACTGCTTCATCAATGAAAATGATCGCAGTATTCTGGACGACTCGCTGAAAAACAAGGTGATTCTTTGCTCGCCGATGACTTTATACGCCATCCTGGTAATCATCAGACAAGCCATTGACAATTTCAATGTGGAGAAAACAGCTTCAAGAATCTTGTCGTTAATGGGTACATTCAATACACAGTGGCTTAAATACAAAAACTCCATGGACAAGATGGGTAAGAAAATAGAAGAAGCCCAAACTGAATTCCAATCACTGATAACCACGCGACAGAAAGCTCTTGAAAGGCCGCTGACTCAAATTGAAAACCTGCGCCATGAGAAGCAGATCATCGAAGATCCGCTTCAATTGAATGATGGCAACGAACTATCAGAAGGTGACCCGACTATCTGCCGAATTGAATGA
- a CDS encoding conserved hypothetical protein (KEGG: mma:MM_2203 hypothetical protein), with protein MSKDLIPMENEILLYTTPDGVVRVEVFYSDESFWLSQKKMAELFGVEVNTINYHLKEIYASGELRPEATIRKFRIVQEEGGRQVSREIDVYNLDAIIAVGYRVNSKQATQFRIWATETLREFIIKGFVLDDQRLKQGSRFGKDYFDELLERIREIRASERRFYLKIADIYEQCSIDYNSNAEITQIFFKTVQNKLHWAITGRTAAELIAERAKADSPHMGLKTWKNAPHGKILKSDITVAKNYMGEQEIKALERIVTMYLDYAENQAARHIPMKMADWVEKLDGFLKFNEYEILTNAGNISHEVAVKIAQDAYEKFRVIQDREYISDFEKATKKITTSKPRKKKE; from the coding sequence ATGAGTAAAGATCTGATACCCATGGAAAACGAAATCTTGCTTTATACCACGCCGGATGGAGTGGTGAGAGTTGAGGTATTCTATTCTGACGAGTCCTTTTGGTTAAGCCAGAAAAAGATGGCGGAATTATTTGGGGTTGAAGTCAATACAATCAATTATCACCTGAAAGAAATATACGCGTCCGGAGAACTGCGACCTGAGGCAACTATTCGAAAATTTCGAATAGTTCAAGAGGAAGGCGGGCGTCAGGTCAGCCGTGAAATCGACGTTTATAATCTTGATGCCATAATCGCAGTTGGTTATCGCGTTAATAGCAAACAGGCCACCCAGTTCCGTATCTGGGCCACAGAAACCCTGCGCGAATTCATTATCAAGGGGTTTGTATTAGATGACCAGAGACTCAAACAGGGTTCGCGTTTCGGTAAAGATTATTTTGATGAATTGCTGGAACGTATCCGCGAGATTCGGGCGAGTGAACGGCGCTTCTATCTTAAAATAGCCGACATCTATGAACAATGTAGCATTGATTACAATTCAAACGCTGAAATAACCCAAATTTTCTTCAAGACCGTCCAGAACAAATTACACTGGGCTATCACCGGTAGAACGGCGGCAGAACTAATAGCTGAACGCGCAAAAGCCGATTCTCCTCACATGGGACTTAAAACCTGGAAAAATGCGCCGCATGGGAAAATATTAAAGTCCGACATCACAGTAGCCAAGAACTATATGGGAGAACAGGAGATTAAAGCGCTAGAACGTATTGTTACCATGTACCTGGATTACGCCGAAAATCAGGCCGCACGCCATATACCGATGAAGATGGCGGACTGGGTTGAGAAACTGGACGGGTTTCTGAAATTCAATGAATACGAAATCCTCACCAATGCCGGTAACATCTCGCACGAAGTGGCTGTAAAAATCGCTCAGGACGCTTATGAAAAATTCAGGGTAATTCAGGACAGAGAATATATCAGCGATTTCGAAAAAGCCACGAAAAAAATCACCACTTCCAAACCACGTAAGAAAAAAGAATGA
- a CDS encoding Site-specific DNA-methyltransferase (adenine-specific) (KEGG: msl:Msil_1946 site-specific DNA-methyltransferase (adenine-specific)~PFAM: DNA methylase N-4/N-6 domain protein) produces the protein MTTQPEQFDLDSHHIAEDKQQELLRLFPEARTEGGKIDFERLKLALGETVDVGKERYGMNWPGKAECFKTIQQPSMATLRPAPEESVNFDTTENLIIEGDNLEVLKLLQKSYLGKVKMIYIDPPYNTGNDFIYPDNYTESLQTYLEYTGQVDAEGRKFGNNNDTDGRFHSKWMNMMYPRLYLARNLLRADGVIFISVDDTEVDNLKKICNEVFGEDNFLTQIVWKSRYNAAKEKHLAQVHEYILFYARNKDEIESIYLPTNEEYLNRYFKNQDEKYELRGPYRLQPLEAGRSMDSRANLVYPIPGPNGRDIYPKRQWKWEKTRSLKALEKGELEFTKAADGSWSISTKQYLKDESGDEYGIKGFSLIDNIYNQEGTKEIEGLFGSVKYFPFPKPTALITHLINIAGVKNDDLILDFFPGSGTTAHAIIALNRQDGNKRKFLLIQLPEPCDKETEAFQSGCSTIVEITKERVRRVIKKLNDQDAGKLDLDGGRKQDRGFRVFKLADSNFKTWNAHGAQDTASLEKQLELHIDHIKEARSIDDLLYELLLKSGFPLTTPVEPLTLAGKTVHSVAGGMMFICLEKDITIELIRAMADRKPERVVCLDAGFAGNDQLKANAVQIFKTKEIKKFETV, from the coding sequence ATGACAACACAACCCGAACAATTTGACCTTGATTCACACCACATAGCCGAGGATAAGCAACAGGAACTCCTGCGCCTCTTCCCGGAAGCCCGTACCGAAGGCGGTAAAATCGACTTCGAACGTCTCAAACTGGCATTGGGTGAGACCGTGGACGTTGGGAAAGAACGCTACGGCATGAACTGGCCGGGGAAGGCCGAATGCTTCAAGACCATTCAGCAACCCAGCATGGCCACTCTCCGCCCGGCGCCGGAAGAAAGCGTAAACTTCGATACCACCGAAAACCTGATAATCGAAGGTGACAATCTGGAAGTACTCAAATTGCTCCAGAAGTCATACCTGGGCAAGGTCAAGATGATATACATCGACCCGCCCTACAATACCGGAAACGATTTCATCTACCCGGATAATTACACCGAATCCCTGCAGACCTACCTTGAATACACCGGCCAAGTGGATGCCGAAGGACGGAAGTTTGGGAACAATAATGATACTGACGGGCGGTTTCATTCAAAGTGGATGAATATGATGTACCCACGGCTGTATCTGGCAAGGAATCTTTTGCGAGCAGATGGAGTAATTTTTATTAGTGTTGATGATACCGAAGTTGATAACCTCAAGAAAATCTGCAATGAGGTATTTGGTGAAGATAATTTCCTTACGCAAATCGTATGGAAAAGTCGTTACAATGCTGCAAAAGAAAAACACCTCGCTCAGGTACATGAATATATACTTTTTTATGCACGGAATAAAGATGAGATAGAATCCATATATTTACCAACCAACGAAGAGTACTTGAACCGTTATTTCAAAAATCAAGACGAAAAATACGAATTGAGGGGGCCTTATCGTCTACAGCCCTTGGAAGCCGGACGAAGTATGGATAGTCGAGCGAACCTTGTGTATCCAATACCTGGCCCAAATGGCCGAGATATTTACCCGAAAAGGCAATGGAAATGGGAGAAAACGAGGTCTCTCAAGGCTTTAGAAAAAGGGGAGTTAGAATTTACAAAAGCTGCTGATGGAAGTTGGTCAATAAGCACCAAGCAGTATTTGAAGGACGAAAGCGGAGATGAATACGGAATCAAAGGTTTTTCACTGATTGATAATATATACAATCAGGAGGGGACAAAAGAAATTGAAGGGTTGTTTGGCTCTGTCAAATATTTCCCATTCCCAAAACCAACGGCATTGATAACACATCTAATCAATATCGCTGGGGTAAAGAATGATGATCTAATTCTTGATTTTTTCCCTGGGTCAGGTACCACAGCCCATGCGATTATCGCGCTCAATCGGCAGGATGGGAATAAACGGAAATTTCTTCTTATTCAACTGCCAGAGCCTTGTGACAAAGAAACCGAGGCTTTTCAAAGTGGATGCTCCACGATTGTGGAAATCACCAAGGAACGCGTCCGCCGTGTCATCAAGAAGCTGAATGACCAGGATGCCGGCAAGCTGGACTTGGATGGCGGCAGGAAGCAAGACCGTGGTTTCCGAGTCTTCAAGCTGGCGGATTCCAACTTTAAGACCTGGAACGCCCACGGCGCCCAGGACACGGCTTCACTGGAAAAACAACTGGAACTGCACATAGACCACATCAAAGAAGCCCGTAGTATCGATGACCTGCTGTATGAGTTACTTCTCAAGAGCGGTTTCCCATTGACCACACCTGTTGAACCACTCACGCTGGCCGGAAAGACCGTTCACTCTGTTGCCGGCGGCATGATGTTCATCTGCCTGGAAAAAGACATCACCATAGAGCTTATCCGGGCCATGGCGGACAGGAAGCCGGAGCGGGTGGTGTGCCTGGATGCCGGTTTTGCCGGCAACGACCAATTGAAAGCCAATGCGGTTCAGATATTCAAGACCAAAGAGATCAAGAAGTTCGAGACGGTATAG
- a CDS encoding SNF2-related protein (KEGG: cph:Cpha266_1953 helicase domain-containing protein~PFAM: SNF2-related protein~SMART: DEAD-like helicase), whose translation MKVTDYHAKLYAHELTRRCSSDSVEKLTSVLADAQVDLNPHQVEAALFAFRNPFSRGAILADEVGLGKTIEAGLLLSQQWAERKRRLLVIVPANLRKQWSQELADKFNLPEVILENRSFNDEIRTGNLNPFKQEAVILCSYQFAKKMEPYIRQVQWTLVVIDEAHRLRNVYKTSSKIAAVIKQAVAPFPKVLLTATPLQNSLLELYGLGQKDALLDEISNRLQQNTETKTLFCLRWVLQ comes from the coding sequence ATGAAAGTTACCGACTACCACGCAAAGCTTTATGCTCATGAACTCACGAGGCGCTGTTCATCAGACAGCGTCGAAAAACTGACCTCAGTACTCGCCGACGCTCAGGTCGATTTAAACCCTCATCAGGTCGAAGCGGCTCTTTTTGCTTTTAGAAATCCCTTCTCACGCGGCGCCATTCTGGCCGACGAAGTTGGCCTCGGCAAGACCATCGAAGCGGGACTGCTTCTATCACAGCAATGGGCAGAACGCAAACGACGACTCCTGGTGATTGTCCCGGCAAACCTCCGAAAACAATGGAGCCAGGAACTGGCGGACAAGTTCAATTTACCTGAGGTTATCCTGGAAAACCGGAGTTTCAACGACGAAATCCGCACCGGCAATCTGAACCCTTTCAAACAGGAAGCCGTGATTTTGTGCTCTTACCAGTTTGCCAAGAAAATGGAGCCCTATATACGGCAAGTACAATGGACGCTGGTGGTCATCGATGAGGCACACAGGTTACGTAATGTTTATAAAACATCCAGTAAAATCGCGGCTGTCATCAAGCAGGCGGTAGCTCCATTCCCGAAAGTACTTCTAACCGCCACTCCGCTTCAAAACTCGCTCCTGGAATTGTACGGACTGGGGCAAAAAGACGCCCTGCTGGATGAAATCAGTAACCGTTTGCAACAGAATACCGAAACAAAGACCCTCTTTTGTCTGCGGTGGGTGTTACAATAA
- a CDS encoding Type III site-specific deoxyribonuclease (KEGG: msl:Msil_1948 type III restriction protein res subunit~PFAM: type III restriction protein res subunit), protein MKLQFDANQQFQLDAVAAITDLFDGQPKGAPEYAVINLGDMAGLFSGQEQTELGIGNRLLLAEDRLRENTRKVQIQNDIEAPEHEAPLECTELFDVPANTVRRCPHFSVEMETGTGKTYVYLRTIFELSKKYGFQKFIIVVPSVAIREGVLKNIEITKDHFRALFNNIPFEHFVYDGKKVNQLRQFAISNTLQIMIINIDAFRKNFSGTEAEQKSNVIYKESDRLSGRQPIEFVQAARPIVIIDEPQSVDATEKSQEAIRSLNPLCTLRYSATHRSPYNLVYRLDPVKAFELKLVKQIVVASAVAEGSANDAFVRVENIEYKKGLKARLKIHVQTKDGPKEKSVTVTSGADLFTLSDERACYQHGFSVAEIWGEPGNEYIRFNNGKVLRLGEEMGGLRDDVWRTQIKHTIKKHLDKEVQLRGRGIKVLSLFFIDRVANYRDYDQSGQPVAGKFARAFEEEFKALAELEHYKDLDSIKYPIAQLHNGYFAQDRKGILKDTRGDTQADDQVYNLIMKDKERLLSGEEPLRFIFSHSALREGWDNPNVFQICTLNETQSGIKKRQEIGRGLRLPVDQNGLRVFDDSINKLYIMANESYEDFARKLQTEYEEECGVTFGKVPITALAKLCRVIDGQEQPIGRTEAETIKAALMEQKIIDSEGRIQKGFDPKRPDFKLELADAHQELAPAVIDLLASYQIELHIRKDRDERVNHLKKAVLLGPEFQELWTRINPKTTYRVEFETAELVNRAVAAIKRMESIEKPKIQVHTGQVSVTRGGVDAAIIATAEEQVSFRSQPVPDLLAYLQNQTELTRLTLVNILKSSGRLDEFFNNPQRFMDTVAAILKNELHRLLVDGIKYERITGKGAEAEWEQMLFKNEEMVNYLTALQVNHSVYEYVEYDSEVEREFASQLDRREDIKLFVKLPRWFVVDTPVGTYNPDWAILKHDLQTLYLVRETKGTRDFLKLRNSEADKVRCGAKHFESIGIPFSVVISAKEV, encoded by the coding sequence ATGAAACTCCAATTTGACGCCAACCAGCAGTTCCAACTGGATGCCGTAGCGGCAATAACCGATTTGTTCGACGGGCAACCGAAGGGCGCCCCGGAGTACGCCGTCATCAACCTGGGGGATATGGCCGGATTGTTCAGCGGGCAGGAGCAGACGGAGCTGGGAATCGGCAACCGGTTGCTGTTGGCGGAGGACCGGCTTCGGGAGAACACCAGAAAAGTCCAGATACAGAACGACATCGAAGCCCCGGAACACGAAGCGCCGCTGGAGTGTACGGAACTCTTCGACGTCCCGGCCAATACGGTCCGGCGCTGTCCCCACTTTTCGGTGGAAATGGAAACGGGCACGGGAAAAACGTATGTATATCTCCGGACTATTTTCGAACTTTCAAAAAAATACGGATTTCAGAAGTTCATTATCGTAGTGCCTTCCGTCGCCATTCGCGAAGGAGTGCTGAAGAACATCGAGATTACCAAGGATCATTTCCGCGCCCTCTTCAACAATATCCCGTTCGAACACTTTGTCTATGACGGCAAAAAGGTCAACCAACTGCGTCAGTTCGCCATCAGCAACACCCTGCAGATCATGATTATCAACATCGACGCCTTCCGGAAGAATTTCTCCGGCACCGAAGCAGAGCAGAAAAGTAATGTCATTTACAAGGAAAGCGACAGACTGTCCGGACGCCAGCCGATTGAGTTCGTCCAGGCCGCCCGCCCGATTGTGATTATTGATGAACCCCAGAGCGTGGACGCGACCGAAAAGTCCCAGGAAGCCATCCGGTCCCTGAATCCGCTTTGCACCCTGCGCTATTCCGCCACCCATCGTAGTCCTTACAACCTCGTTTATCGTCTAGACCCTGTCAAAGCCTTCGAGTTGAAACTGGTGAAACAGATCGTGGTGGCCAGCGCAGTGGCGGAAGGCAGTGCCAATGACGCCTTTGTCCGGGTGGAAAACATCGAGTATAAAAAAGGCCTCAAAGCCAGGCTGAAAATCCATGTTCAAACCAAGGACGGGCCGAAGGAGAAGTCCGTTACCGTGACAAGCGGCGCCGACCTGTTCACCCTGTCTGATGAACGGGCCTGTTATCAGCATGGTTTCTCCGTCGCTGAAATCTGGGGCGAACCAGGTAACGAATATATCAGATTCAACAACGGTAAAGTTCTGCGCCTGGGTGAAGAGATGGGAGGACTGCGTGACGATGTCTGGCGAACACAGATAAAACACACCATAAAAAAGCACCTGGACAAGGAAGTACAACTGCGCGGCCGCGGCATCAAGGTGCTGAGTCTTTTCTTCATTGACCGCGTGGCCAACTATCGGGATTATGACCAATCCGGGCAACCGGTAGCGGGGAAATTCGCCAGGGCATTCGAGGAAGAATTCAAGGCGCTGGCCGAACTTGAACACTATAAGGATTTAGACAGCATCAAATACCCAATCGCCCAACTGCATAACGGTTACTTCGCCCAGGACAGGAAAGGGATCCTGAAGGATACCCGGGGCGACACCCAGGCGGATGACCAGGTTTATAACCTCATCATGAAAGACAAGGAGAGACTACTGTCCGGCGAAGAGCCGCTCAGGTTTATTTTCAGTCATTCGGCATTGAGGGAGGGTTGGGACAACCCCAATGTCTTCCAGATTTGCACCCTCAATGAAACTCAAAGCGGTATCAAAAAGCGCCAGGAAATAGGCCGGGGGCTGAGACTGCCGGTGGATCAGAACGGCCTGAGAGTATTCGATGATTCCATCAACAAACTTTATATCATGGCCAACGAAAGCTATGAAGATTTCGCCCGTAAGCTCCAGACAGAATACGAAGAAGAATGCGGCGTTACCTTCGGCAAGGTTCCGATAACCGCCTTGGCAAAGCTGTGCCGGGTGATTGACGGACAGGAACAGCCGATAGGACGCACCGAGGCGGAGACTATCAAGGCCGCGCTGATGGAGCAAAAAATAATCGATTCCGAAGGACGCATCCAAAAGGGATTCGATCCGAAGCGACCTGATTTCAAATTAGAGCTGGCCGATGCGCATCAGGAACTGGCGCCGGCAGTGATCGATTTACTCGCTTCCTACCAGATCGAACTCCATATCCGCAAGGACAGAGACGAGCGGGTCAACCACCTGAAGAAGGCAGTGCTTCTGGGGCCAGAGTTCCAGGAATTATGGACGCGCATAAATCCCAAAACGACTTACCGGGTTGAGTTCGAAACCGCGGAATTGGTCAATCGGGCGGTAGCGGCTATCAAACGGATGGAAAGTATAGAGAAGCCGAAGATTCAGGTTCATACCGGGCAAGTGAGCGTCACCAGAGGCGGAGTCGATGCCGCTATCATCGCTACGGCCGAAGAACAGGTTTCTTTCAGGTCTCAACCAGTCCCGGACCTGCTGGCCTATCTGCAAAATCAGACGGAGCTGACCCGTTTGACACTGGTCAACATCCTGAAATCATCCGGGCGACTAGATGAGTTTTTCAATAATCCCCAGCGATTCATGGATACAGTGGCGGCTATCCTGAAAAATGAACTTCACCGGTTGCTGGTGGACGGCATCAAATATGAGCGGATAACAGGCAAAGGGGCGGAAGCAGAATGGGAGCAGATGCTATTCAAGAATGAGGAAATGGTAAATTACCTCACCGCCTTGCAGGTAAATCACTCGGTTTACGAATATGTGGAGTATGATTCTGAAGTAGAGCGCGAGTTTGCCAGCCAGCTGGACCGTCGCGAAGATATCAAACTATTCGTCAAACTGCCAAGATGGTTCGTGGTGGACACACCGGTCGGCACTTACAATCCGGATTGGGCAATCCTGAAACATGACCTTCAAACTTTGTACCTGGTACGCGAAACCAAAGGCACCAGGGATTTCCTGAAATTGCGCAACAGCGAAGCCGACAAGGTGCGCTGTGGGGCGAAACATTTCGAAAGCATCGGCATCCCCTTTTCTGTGGTTATATCTGCCAAAGAAGTATGA